In the Corynebacterium jeikeium genome, CGGCCACCGCCACGTCGGCCGTGGTGGAAAACGCGATGTACCAGGCGTGTGGCTTGGAGTTGCGGGAATCTTCGCCGTGCTCAGCGGTACCTGTCTTCGAAGCGATGGAAGCATCTCCGCCGGCCCACTTCTCGGCCTCCACCATCAGCTCCTTCAGCGTATCCGCCGTTTCACCCGGCACTGCGCGCTTGGCCTTCTGAGGCTTGGTGGTCCGCAGCGTAGATAGGTCACGGCCCGTGACCTTGCTGACCAAATACGGCTTCATGCGCACGCCACCGTTGGCGATGGTCGCGGCGATCACCGCGTTCTGCAGCGGGGTCAGCGCAACGTCTCGCTGGCCGATGGAGGACTGGCCGAGGGCCGCACCGTCCGGGATGTCACCCAGACGGGAAGGTTCCACGGGCAGACCCAGGTAATCGTCCTTATCGCCGACACCGAAGGCCTCGGCGATCTTCTTGAATTTATCCGCACCATGGCGGGTGGAGATGTCCACGAAGGCGGTGTTGCAGGAGCGCTTGAATGCTTCGCGCAGGGTGGTCGTGCCGCCACCACCGCAGGCCGCGCCACCGTAGTTTTCCAGCGTCGTGGCCGTATCCGGCAGGGTGATCTGCGGCGCGGCGGTTACGGACGTCTCTGGGGTGTCGCCCTCCTCCAGTGCAGCTGCGGTGGTGATTACCTTGAACGTGGAGCCCGGAGGCTGGATCTGTTGAGTAGAGCGGTTCAACAGCGGGGCGGAATCATCATTGGCGTAGCTTTCAAAATTCGCCTTCGCCTGCTCAGCCGGCGGGCCGACGATCTGCGCCGGGTCAGCCGAGGGGGTGCTGGCCATCGCCAGCACCTCTCCCGTTGACGGGCGAAGGGCCACCACGGAACCGGAGTAGCCCTTGTTGGCTAGCTGGTCGTAGGCCACTTCCTGGACCTGCGGGTTAAGCGTGAGTTCCACGTTCGCTCCGCCGGCCTCCTTGCCCGTGAGCATGTCCCACGTGCGGGTAGCGAACAGGGAATCATCCTCGCCGGTCAGAATTGAGTTCTGGGAGGACTCGATCCCCGAGGCACCGTACTGATCCGATAGGTATCCGATCACGGAGCCGTACTTGGCGGACATGTACGGGTATTCGCGGTTATAGAAATCGTCGGAATCCTTCACCGACCTCGCCAGTACCTGGTCGCCGGCGATGATCCTGCCGCGTTCCTTCGACTTAGCCTCTAGGAATTGACGCGAATTCAGCGGATTCTGCGCCAGTGACTTTTGCTGGAAGGCTTGGATATAGGTCAGGTTTGCGATGAGGGCGACCACCAAGATGAAGCTAAAGATGGCTACCGCGCGGATGGAGCGGTTCATGCTTCCTCCCTTTCCTTAATGGCCAGGGGCGTGCGGGCGTCATGAGAAATACGAAGAATAATCGCCAACAAGATGTAGTTCGCCAACAGCGACGAACCACCGTGCGACAGGAACGGCGTGGTGAGGCCGGTCATGGGCAGCAGGCGGGAAATACCGCCGGTGACCACAAAAACCTGGATGGCGATCGTCAGCGCCAGACCCGCGGCGACAAGCTTGCCGTAGGAATCGCGGGCCCGCATGGCAGTGTTGAACCCACGCGAGACAAACACGATGTAGGCAATCAGAACGGCTGCTAGGCCGATCAGTCCCAGCTCCTCGCCGATGGCAGCCAGGATGAAGTCGGAGTGCGCGACGGGAATGTTGTTCGGGTAACCCTCGCCCAGGCCACGGCCAGTCACGCCACCGAAGGACATGCCGAACAGCGCCTGGGAGAGCTGGAATCCGTTGCCGTCGTAGTTCGCCAGCGGGTCGACAAAGTTGGACACGCGATCCTGGATCTTCGCCGAAATCTGGTACACACCAAATGCACCAACAAAGGCCAGGCCGAAGCCCAACACCAGCCAAGAGGCGCGACCGGTGGCTATGTACAACATGCCTAGCACGGTGCCAAAAAGCAGCAGTGCCGGACCGAAGTCGTTCTGCGCGGCCATGATCATCAGCGCGATGCCCCACACCAGAAACAGCGGGCCCAGGTCGCGCAAGCGCGGGAACTGCAAACCCAGGAAAGACTTGCCGGCCACGTTGAACAGACGGCGCTTATTCACCAACAGTGCCGCGAAGAACAGCAGCAGCATGATCTTTGCGAACTCGCCGGGCTGGATTGAGAACGGACCGATGCTGATCCACACCTT is a window encoding:
- a CDS encoding penicillin-binding transpeptidase domain-containing protein — its product is MNRSIRAVAIFSFILVVALIANLTYIQAFQQKSLAQNPLNSRQFLEAKSKERGRIIAGDQVLARSVKDSDDFYNREYPYMSAKYGSVIGYLSDQYGASGIESSQNSILTGEDDSLFATRTWDMLTGKEAGGANVELTLNPQVQEVAYDQLANKGYSGSVVALRPSTGEVLAMASTPSADPAQIVGPPAEQAKANFESYANDDSAPLLNRSTQQIQPPGSTFKVITTAAALEEGDTPETSVTAAPQITLPDTATTLENYGGAACGGGGTTTLREAFKRSCNTAFVDISTRHGADKFKKIAEAFGVGDKDDYLGLPVEPSRLGDIPDGAALGQSSIGQRDVALTPLQNAVIAATIANGGVRMKPYLVSKVTGRDLSTLRTTKPQKAKRAVPGETADTLKELMVEAEKWAGGDASIASKTGTAEHGEDSRNSKPHAWYIAFSTTADVAVAVLVENGGDRGQAATGGSVAGPIGRAVIHAAEKEQQ
- a CDS encoding FtsW/RodA/SpoVE family cell cycle protein, producing the protein MKLFSRRTEAGLLLLAAIVLLLAIVALEISQGKEITSEVFYLVGGFFLTFLVGHLVVCWTAPEADQIMLPIAALLNGLGLVMIYRLDLGSGLSLAKSQIMWTALGVVLFCLVIGFLRDHRSLQNYSYLLGLAGLILTALPIIWPTSLNADAKVWISIGPFSIQPGEFAKIMLLLFFAALLVNKRRLFNVAGKSFLGLQFPRLRDLGPLFLVWGIALMIMAAQNDFGPALLLFGTVLGMLYIATGRASWLVLGFGLAFVGAFGVYQISAKIQDRVSNFVDPLANYDGNGFQLSQALFGMSFGGVTGRGLGEGYPNNIPVAHSDFILAAIGEELGLIGLAAVLIAYIVFVSRGFNTAMRARDSYGKLVAAGLALTIAIQVFVVTGGISRLLPMTGLTTPFLSHGGSSLLANYILLAIILRISHDARTPLAIKEREEA